From a single Phocoena sinus isolate mPhoSin1 chromosome 1, mPhoSin1.pri, whole genome shotgun sequence genomic region:
- the EXTL2 gene encoding exostosin-like 2 isoform X2, which translates to MRCCHICKLPGRVMGIRVLRFSLVVILVLLLVAGALTALLPNIKEDKMLTLRREIKSQGKSTQDSFTLIMQTYNRTDLLLRLLNHYQAVPYLHKVIVVWNNVGEKGPDELWNSLGPHPVPVIFKVQTTNRMRNRLQVFPELETNAVLMVDDDMLISTQDLVFAFSVWQQFPDQIVGFVPRKHVSTSSGVYSYGGFELQAPGFGNGDHYSLVLIGASFFHSKYLELFQRQPAAVHALLDETQNCDDIAMNFIIAKHTGKTSGVFVKPVNIDNLEKETNGGYSGMWHRAEHFLQRSYCINKLVNIYDSMPLKYSNIMISQFGFPYANHKSKM; encoded by the exons GTGTTGCCACATCTGCAAACTCCCTGGAAGAGTGATGGGGATTCGAGTACTTCGTTTCTCTTTGGTGGTAATCCTTGTGTTACTGCTGGTAGCTGGGGCTTTGACCGCTTTACTTCCTAATATCAAAGAAGATAAGATGCTCACTCTGCGTAGGGAAATAAAATCCCAGGGCAAGTCCACCCAGGATTCCTTTACTCTCATAATGCAGACGTACAACAGAACAGATCTCTTGTTGAGACTTTTAAATCATTATCAGGCAGTACCATATCTGCACAAAGTGATTGTGGTGTGGAACAATGTTGGGGAGAAGGGACCAGATGAGTTATGGAACTCTCTAGGGCCTCACCCTGTCCCTGTGATCTTCAAAGTACAGACAACAAACAGGATGAGAAATCGACTCCAGGTCTTTCCTGAACTAGAAACCAATG cgGTGTTAATGGTAGATGATGACATGCTAATTAGCACCCAAGACCTTGTTTTTGCTTTCTCCGTGTGGCAG cAATTTCCTGATCAAATTGTAGGATTTGTTCCAAGAAAGCATGTGTCTACTTCCTCTGGTGTCTACAGTTACGGAGGTTTTGAACTGCAAGCACCGGGGTTTGGAAATGGTGACCATTACTCTCTGGTGCTGATTGGAGCCTCATTCTTCCATAGCAAATACCTTGAACTCTTTCAGAGGCAACCTGCAGCTGTCCATGCTCTGTTAGATGAAACGCAAAACTGTGATGATATTGCCATGAATTTTATCATTGCCAAGCACACTGGGAAGACTTCGGGGGTATTTGTGAAACCTGTAAACATAgacaatttagaaaaagaaaccaatGGTGGCTATTCTGGAATGTGGCATCGAGCTGAGCACTTTCTGCAGAGGTCTTATTGTATAAATAAGCTTGTTAACATCTATGACAGCATGCCCTTAAAATACTCCAACATTATGATTTCTCAGTTTGGTTTTCCATATGCCAACCACAAAAGTAAAATgtga
- the EXTL2 gene encoding exostosin-like 2 isoform X3, translating to MGIRVLRFSLVVILVLLLVAGALTALLPNIKEDKMLTLRREIKSQGKSTQDSFTLIMQTYNRTDLLLRLLNHYQAVPYLHKVIVVWNNVGEKGPDELWNSLGPHPVPVIFKVQTTNRMRNRLQVFPELETNAVLMVDDDMLISTQDLVFAFSVWQQFPDQIVGFVPRKHVSTSSGVYSYGGFELQAPGFGNGDHYSLVLIGASFFHSKYLELFQRQPAAVHALLDETQNCDDIAMNFIIAKHTGKTSGVFVKPVNIDNLEKETNGGYSGMWHRAEHFLQRSYCINKLVNIYDSMPLKYSNIMISQFGFPYANHKSKM from the exons ATGGGGATTCGAGTACTTCGTTTCTCTTTGGTGGTAATCCTTGTGTTACTGCTGGTAGCTGGGGCTTTGACCGCTTTACTTCCTAATATCAAAGAAGATAAGATGCTCACTCTGCGTAGGGAAATAAAATCCCAGGGCAAGTCCACCCAGGATTCCTTTACTCTCATAATGCAGACGTACAACAGAACAGATCTCTTGTTGAGACTTTTAAATCATTATCAGGCAGTACCATATCTGCACAAAGTGATTGTGGTGTGGAACAATGTTGGGGAGAAGGGACCAGATGAGTTATGGAACTCTCTAGGGCCTCACCCTGTCCCTGTGATCTTCAAAGTACAGACAACAAACAGGATGAGAAATCGACTCCAGGTCTTTCCTGAACTAGAAACCAATG cgGTGTTAATGGTAGATGATGACATGCTAATTAGCACCCAAGACCTTGTTTTTGCTTTCTCCGTGTGGCAG cAATTTCCTGATCAAATTGTAGGATTTGTTCCAAGAAAGCATGTGTCTACTTCCTCTGGTGTCTACAGTTACGGAGGTTTTGAACTGCAAGCACCGGGGTTTGGAAATGGTGACCATTACTCTCTGGTGCTGATTGGAGCCTCATTCTTCCATAGCAAATACCTTGAACTCTTTCAGAGGCAACCTGCAGCTGTCCATGCTCTGTTAGATGAAACGCAAAACTGTGATGATATTGCCATGAATTTTATCATTGCCAAGCACACTGGGAAGACTTCGGGGGTATTTGTGAAACCTGTAAACATAgacaatttagaaaaagaaaccaatGGTGGCTATTCTGGAATGTGGCATCGAGCTGAGCACTTTCTGCAGAGGTCTTATTGTATAAATAAGCTTGTTAACATCTATGACAGCATGCCCTTAAAATACTCCAACATTATGATTTCTCAGTTTGGTTTTCCATATGCCAACCACAAAAGTAAAATgtga